In the genome of Hymenobacter taeanensis, one region contains:
- the rdgB gene encoding RdgB/HAM1 family non-canonical purine NTP pyrophosphatase, whose amino-acid sequence MRLCFASNNAHKLDEIRPLLPASVELVSLAAIGCEEELPETQDTLEGNARQKAEYVWNNYGVACFADDTGLEVTALNGEPGVYSARYAGPQRSAADNVQKLLQELRGRSDRSARFRTVVALVLPGGEVHEFAGAVEGTIINELRGQEGFGYDPVFCPIESNGRTFAEMSLPEKNAISHRSRAVAKLVHFLNQRLK is encoded by the coding sequence ATGCGCCTTTGTTTTGCTTCCAACAATGCTCACAAGCTAGATGAAATTCGGCCACTGCTGCCGGCTTCAGTGGAGCTAGTTAGCCTAGCCGCCATTGGGTGCGAAGAAGAGCTACCCGAAACCCAGGATACGCTGGAAGGCAACGCCCGCCAAAAGGCTGAATACGTGTGGAACAACTACGGCGTAGCCTGCTTCGCTGATGATACTGGCCTAGAGGTGACGGCCCTAAACGGGGAGCCCGGTGTGTACTCGGCCCGGTACGCGGGCCCCCAGCGCTCAGCGGCTGATAACGTGCAGAAACTACTGCAGGAGCTCCGGGGCCGCTCCGACCGCTCGGCCCGCTTCCGCACCGTGGTGGCGCTGGTGCTGCCCGGCGGCGAAGTACACGAGTTTGCGGGCGCCGTAGAAGGCACTATCATCAACGAATTACGCGGGCAGGAAGGCTTCGGCTACGATCCGGTTTTTTGTCCTATTGAGAGTAACGGGCGCACTTTTGCCGAGATGAGCCTGCCAGAAAAAAATGCCATCAGCCACCGCAGCCGGGCCGTGGCCAAGCTGGTGCATTTCCTGAACCAGCGGCTGAAATAG
- a CDS encoding uridine kinase family protein — protein sequence MQHPFIVGITGGSASGKTTFLRRLLASFPEEDICLISQDNYYHPRESQLVDAQGVTNFDLPSSIDSAAYAADVLRISQGLEVRRQEYTFNNPNVVPAELVFRPAPIVVVEGIFVFYFEEVAKLLDLKVYIDAREHVKLQRRIVRDRDERGYDLEDVLYRYTNHVAPTYEKYIKPFKHDADVIIPNNRHFDRGLDVLVGYLKGKIAANAS from the coding sequence ATGCAACACCCTTTCATCGTCGGTATCACGGGCGGTAGCGCCTCCGGTAAGACTACTTTTCTGCGTCGGCTACTGGCTTCGTTTCCCGAGGAAGATATCTGCCTGATTTCACAGGACAACTACTATCATCCCCGTGAAAGCCAGCTGGTAGATGCCCAGGGCGTCACGAACTTTGACCTTCCCAGCAGCATTGATTCGGCGGCGTATGCCGCTGACGTATTGCGCATCAGCCAGGGCCTGGAGGTACGCCGGCAAGAGTACACCTTTAATAACCCGAACGTAGTACCCGCTGAGCTGGTGTTCCGGCCCGCTCCCATTGTAGTAGTAGAAGGCATCTTTGTGTTTTACTTTGAAGAAGTAGCCAAGCTGCTGGACCTGAAAGTGTACATCGATGCGCGGGAACACGTGAAGCTGCAGCGCCGCATCGTCAGGGACCGGGATGAGCGCGGCTATGACCTGGAAGATGTGCTGTACCGCTACACCAACCACGTGGCCCCCACTTACGAGAAATACATTAAGCCCTTCAAGCACGACGCCGACGTCATTATCCCCAACAACCGGCACTTTGATCGTGGTCTGGATGTGCTGGTGGGGTACCTGAAGGGCAAAATAGCCGCTAACGCCTCATAG
- the secDF gene encoding protein translocase subunit SecDF → MRNKGLVITLTLIVSALCIYFLTLTFVSRGVQRDAVAYASRGGKLVEAKRQHYLDSVWRAPVFGPLTYKDVRTSELGLGLDLNGGMHVTLEVSPVEIVRAMSANSKDPAFNKAITQAQELQKASPSTPFTTLFAQTYRDAAPNGKLASIFANTLNKSRNIDINSSDAKVLGAINKEIEEAIDRSFNILRSRIDKFGTSQPNIQRVKGTGRIQVELPGVDNPDRVRKLLQGQAKLEFWEVWRPDEFAPYLNQLNEVLSAKEAAAAPVAANTAATTGTTAAAGDTTSLASQLAKKGTATAKTDSAAPKKNVLASLFTMPGTLGANVRDTARVNAVLRSPDTRAVLPSNLTFLWGVKPDIIEGQEYLQLYAIRKANGVEAPIGGEVISDARGDFDQLSGRAEVSMQMTPGGGRKWQKLTGANIGRQVAIVLDDYVYSAPVVQAEIAGGNSSISGNFTIEEAQDLANILKAGKLPAPTRIVEEAVVGPSLGQEATNQGLYSSLAGLVIIMIFMAVYYGRAGMVADASLLFNMFLILGVLAQFSFALTLPGIAGLVLVIGTSVDANVLIFERIREELDHGLQTQDAISKGYSRAFSAIFDSNVTTLIIALILGFFGTGPVQNFAITLGIGVFTSFLSAVYVSRLIIERITKGKAASSLTFDTAVSRHLFKGTNFDIVGKRKYAYIVSTVVIVLGFVLMAMQGGPNLGVDFRGGREYIVDFNKAIPASDVRDVLTKEYFGGAGTEVKTFGANNRLRITTGYLAADESTDADKKVRTALETGLAKKYGAENPTIKSSSKVGATIADDIKKTSVVSLGLTLLAIFVYVLFRFEKWQYSMAAVVALFHDALLVIATFPIARALGLNYEMDQVFVAAVLTVIGFSMNDTIVIYDRIREYLRENKHLTFAQVVNPALNSTFSRTMITFTTVFLVVGVLYVFGGETLRSFSFAMLIGIIYGTYSSLFIAAPLILDTYGRREKANLNTTTDAGAPKLSTANI, encoded by the coding sequence ATGCGAAATAAAGGACTCGTCATTACGCTGACGCTTATTGTGTCGGCGTTGTGCATCTACTTCCTGACGCTCACCTTCGTGTCACGAGGGGTGCAGCGCGACGCGGTGGCCTACGCCAGCCGCGGGGGCAAACTCGTGGAAGCCAAGCGCCAGCACTACCTCGATTCCGTGTGGCGCGCACCCGTATTCGGGCCGCTTACTTACAAGGATGTGCGCACCTCAGAGCTTGGCCTCGGCCTTGACCTGAATGGTGGTATGCACGTAACGCTGGAAGTATCGCCGGTAGAGATTGTGCGGGCCATGTCGGCCAACTCAAAAGACCCGGCCTTCAACAAAGCCATTACTCAGGCCCAGGAGCTGCAGAAGGCTAGCCCTTCTACGCCCTTCACCACCCTGTTTGCGCAGACCTACCGCGACGCCGCTCCTAACGGCAAACTGGCTTCCATCTTCGCCAACACGCTCAACAAGAGCCGCAACATCGACATCAACTCTTCCGACGCGAAGGTATTGGGCGCTATTAACAAGGAAATTGAGGAAGCCATTGACCGCTCCTTCAACATCCTCCGCTCCCGTATCGACAAGTTTGGCACCAGCCAGCCGAACATTCAGCGCGTAAAGGGCACTGGCCGTATTCAGGTAGAATTACCCGGCGTAGACAACCCCGACCGTGTACGTAAGCTGCTGCAAGGCCAGGCTAAGCTGGAGTTCTGGGAAGTATGGCGCCCCGATGAGTTTGCTCCCTACCTCAACCAGCTTAATGAAGTACTGAGTGCCAAGGAAGCTGCCGCTGCTCCAGTAGCGGCCAACACTGCGGCCACTACTGGCACCACAGCTGCCGCCGGCGACACCACTTCTCTGGCTAGCCAACTCGCTAAAAAAGGAACTGCTACCGCTAAAACCGACTCGGCAGCGCCTAAGAAAAACGTACTGGCCAGCCTGTTCACCATGCCTGGCACCCTGGGTGCTAACGTGCGCGACACCGCCCGCGTGAATGCCGTACTGCGCAGCCCCGACACCCGGGCTGTATTGCCCTCTAACCTAACGTTCCTGTGGGGTGTGAAGCCCGACATTATCGAAGGTCAGGAGTACTTGCAGCTCTACGCTATCCGCAAAGCTAATGGCGTTGAAGCTCCCATTGGCGGCGAAGTTATCAGCGACGCTCGTGGCGACTTCGACCAGCTCAGCGGTCGTGCTGAAGTATCTATGCAGATGACACCCGGTGGCGGCCGGAAGTGGCAGAAGCTAACCGGCGCCAACATTGGCCGTCAGGTTGCTATTGTCCTTGATGACTATGTGTACTCGGCCCCAGTAGTGCAGGCTGAAATTGCAGGCGGCAACTCCAGTATTTCCGGCAACTTCACCATTGAGGAAGCACAGGACCTGGCTAACATTCTGAAGGCCGGTAAGCTGCCCGCTCCTACCCGCATTGTAGAAGAAGCCGTAGTAGGCCCCTCACTGGGTCAGGAAGCCACCAACCAGGGGTTGTACTCTTCGCTGGCGGGCCTCGTGATTATCATGATCTTCATGGCCGTGTACTACGGCCGGGCCGGCATGGTAGCCGATGCTTCCCTGCTGTTCAACATGTTCCTGATTCTGGGTGTGCTGGCGCAGTTCTCCTTCGCCCTCACCCTGCCTGGTATTGCCGGTCTGGTACTGGTAATTGGTACCTCTGTAGATGCCAACGTACTGATCTTCGAACGCATCCGGGAAGAGCTTGACCATGGCCTACAGACCCAGGACGCTATCAGCAAAGGCTATAGCCGCGCCTTCTCGGCCATTTTCGACTCCAACGTTACCACGCTGATCATTGCCCTGATTCTGGGCTTCTTCGGTACGGGCCCGGTGCAGAACTTCGCTATTACGCTGGGTATTGGTGTATTCACCTCGTTCCTGTCGGCGGTATACGTGTCGCGCCTCATCATTGAGCGTATCACCAAAGGCAAAGCAGCCAGCTCTCTCACGTTTGACACTGCTGTTTCGCGTCACCTGTTCAAAGGCACCAACTTTGACATCGTAGGCAAGCGCAAGTACGCTTACATCGTTTCTACGGTGGTTATCGTGCTGGGCTTCGTGCTGATGGCCATGCAGGGCGGCCCGAACCTGGGTGTTGACTTCCGCGGTGGACGCGAATACATCGTAGACTTCAACAAGGCCATTCCGGCTTCGGATGTGCGCGACGTGCTGACGAAAGAATACTTCGGGGGTGCTGGTACAGAAGTAAAAACCTTCGGTGCCAACAACCGCCTGCGTATCACTACGGGTTACCTGGCCGCCGATGAAAGCACCGACGCCGACAAGAAGGTGCGCACCGCGCTGGAGACTGGCCTGGCCAAGAAATATGGCGCAGAAAATCCCACTATTAAGAGCTCTTCGAAAGTAGGCGCTACCATTGCCGATGACATCAAGAAGACCTCGGTAGTGAGCTTGGGCCTGACGCTGCTGGCCATCTTCGTATACGTACTGTTCCGCTTTGAGAAGTGGCAGTACTCGATGGCTGCCGTAGTGGCGCTGTTCCACGATGCTCTGCTGGTAATTGCTACTTTCCCCATTGCGCGGGCCCTGGGCCTGAACTACGAAATGGATCAGGTGTTTGTGGCAGCTGTGCTCACGGTAATTGGCTTCTCGATGAACGATACCATCGTTATCTATGACCGAATTCGAGAGTACCTACGCGAGAACAAGCACCTGACGTTTGCGCAGGTGGTAAACCCCGCCCTGAACAGCACCTTCTCCCGCACCATGATTACGTTCACCACGGTATTCCTGGTGGTTGGGGTACTCTACGTGTTCGGTGGCGAAACTCTACGCTCGTTCTCCTTTGCCATGCTGATCGGTATCATCTACGGTACGTACTCGTCGCTGTTTATTGCGGCTCCGCTGATCCTGGACACCTACGGTCGCAGGGAGAAAGCCAACCTGAATACTACTACCGACGCTGGTGCTCCTAAGCTCTCGACGGCCAACATTTAA
- a CDS encoding RNA polymerase sigma factor, which produces MVTPNPEHALLTQLLVGCRGNDRASQRQLYLRHYAYALSICLRYLHDRDASQEAVNDGFIKVFQELPRFDEQRFPDLAGSLRGWLRRIMVRTAIDHFRALNRHAFQVDLDTVPAPPDVACSPLDTLSFEELLRLIGHLPPAYRTVFNLFVIDGYTHEEIAEQLGISVGASKSNLFKARAQLKLLLKQQQHHAYAGYVR; this is translated from the coding sequence GTGGTTACTCCCAACCCTGAACATGCGCTTCTCACCCAGTTGCTCGTCGGATGCCGAGGGAACGACCGGGCCAGCCAGCGGCAGCTGTATCTGCGCCATTACGCCTATGCCCTCAGCATCTGTCTGCGCTACCTCCACGACCGGGACGCTAGTCAGGAGGCCGTAAACGACGGATTTATCAAGGTATTCCAGGAGCTTCCGCGCTTTGATGAGCAGCGCTTCCCTGATCTGGCCGGGTCGTTGCGCGGGTGGCTGCGGCGGATTATGGTTCGTACGGCCATTGACCACTTCCGGGCCCTGAACCGCCACGCCTTTCAGGTGGATCTGGATACCGTGCCTGCTCCTCCTGATGTCGCCTGCTCACCGCTCGACACGCTCTCATTTGAGGAACTATTGCGGCTGATTGGGCATCTGCCCCCTGCTTACCGCACCGTATTTAACCTCTTTGTGATTGATGGTTACACCCACGAAGAAATTGCGGAACAGCTAGGTATTTCGGTTGGCGCCTCCAAGTCGAATTTATTTAAGGCTCGGGCTCAGCTCAAACTTTTGCTTAAACAACAACAACACCATGCGTACGCCGGATATGTCAGATGA